Proteins from a single region of Lentisphaerota bacterium:
- a CDS encoding polysaccharide biosynthesis protein produces the protein MAPPTVHNTPSRHAADRLSALAPFAADLTIMAAALFAAYTLRYNFDWTRIHVEASRILLHLILLAAIQVLALAAFGCYRLIWRFIGVDDVPRFVYAVGLTTLVLVFMMAPLPPGVPIRVPVGVVILNGVFVVGGLLLTRSFWRIASVSGAGRGGRGPLRRVLLVGAGVTGNQVLREMQQRQRIRVIGFVDDAPAKRRVLLQGVRVLGTVDRLDDLVVRHAIDEVIVTMVRAPRELIERVTACCERCGVPVRIVPDYYEVITGSVTVNRLREIDITDLLGREEGVLDDPSALALFSGKRVLVTGAGGTIGSELTRQVARMGPAQVVLIERAENALYEIERDLQAGIRGVPIVPILADIGDAMRMEAVLAAHKPHIILHAAAHKHVPMMEANPGEAVRNNVLATRRLGLLAIHHQVQRFLLISTDKAVRPSSVMGGSKRLAEHVIQGLNGAGSTRFCAVRFGNVLGSSGSVVPLFREQIKSGGPVTVTHPDMARYFMTTREAVRLVLHATACAAGGEIFVLDMGRPIKILDLAEMMIRLSGLRPHEDVAITYT, from the coding sequence ATGGCTCCCCCAACGGTTCACAACACGCCATCGAGGCATGCGGCCGACCGGCTGAGCGCGCTTGCCCCGTTTGCCGCTGACCTGACCATCATGGCCGCCGCGCTCTTTGCGGCCTACACGCTGCGCTACAACTTCGATTGGACGCGCATCCACGTCGAGGCCTCCCGCATCCTGCTGCACCTGATTCTGCTGGCTGCCATCCAAGTCCTGGCGCTTGCCGCCTTTGGCTGTTACCGGCTCATCTGGCGGTTCATCGGGGTGGACGACGTGCCGCGATTTGTCTATGCCGTCGGGTTGACCACACTCGTTCTCGTTTTTATGATGGCCCCGCTGCCACCCGGAGTCCCCATCCGGGTGCCTGTGGGCGTGGTGATCCTCAATGGCGTTTTTGTCGTGGGCGGCCTGCTGCTCACCCGGTCATTCTGGCGGATCGCGTCTGTATCCGGAGCGGGGCGCGGAGGACGCGGACCGCTGCGGCGGGTGCTGCTGGTCGGCGCGGGCGTTACGGGCAACCAGGTCCTGCGCGAGATGCAGCAGCGCCAGCGGATCCGCGTCATCGGCTTTGTTGACGACGCGCCAGCCAAGCGTCGGGTCCTGCTGCAGGGCGTCCGCGTGCTCGGCACGGTTGACCGGCTCGACGACTTAGTGGTCCGGCACGCGATTGATGAAGTCATCGTCACCATGGTGCGCGCACCACGCGAGCTGATCGAGCGGGTGACGGCCTGCTGCGAACGATGCGGCGTCCCCGTCCGCATCGTCCCCGACTACTATGAGGTCATCACGGGCAGCGTCACCGTCAACCGGCTTCGCGAGATCGACATCACCGATCTTCTCGGCCGCGAGGAGGGCGTGCTGGACGATCCATCCGCCCTGGCGTTATTCAGCGGCAAGCGGGTGCTCGTCACCGGCGCGGGCGGCACCATCGGCTCCGAACTGACCCGACAGGTCGCCCGCATGGGCCCCGCACAGGTCGTGCTGATCGAGCGCGCGGAAAACGCCCTTTATGAAATAGAACGGGACTTGCAAGCCGGCATTCGCGGTGTGCCGATTGTGCCGATTCTGGCCGACATCGGGGACGCGATGCGCATGGAGGCCGTCCTTGCAGCCCACAAGCCGCACATTATTCTGCACGCCGCCGCGCACAAGCACGTGCCGATGATGGAGGCCAACCCGGGCGAGGCGGTGCGGAACAACGTGCTGGCCACTCGGAGGCTCGGGCTTCTGGCGATTCACCATCAGGTCCAGCGTTTTCTCCTGATTTCGACCGACAAGGCGGTGCGTCCATCGTCGGTCATGGGCGGAAGCAAACGGCTGGCTGAACACGTCATTCAGGGGTTGAACGGTGCCGGATCCACCCGCTTTTGCGCGGTCCGTTTTGGCAACGTCCTGGGTTCGTCGGGGTCGGTGGTGCCGCTGTTCCGCGAGCAGATTAAGTCTGGAGGCCCGGTCACGGTCACGCATCCCGACATGGCGCGTTATTTCATGACCACGCGCGAGGCCGTGCGTCTGGTTCTCCACGCGACGGCCTGTGCGGCAGGGGGCGAAATCTTTGTGCTCGACATGGGACGGCCCATCAAGATCCTCGATCTGGCCGAGATGATGATCCGGCTCTCGGGTCTCCGTCCGCATGAGGATGTCGCCATCACCTACACG
- a CDS encoding NAD(P)H-hydrate dehydratase yields the protein MKFLKAEHIRNLDKRMIQERKCAGMMLMHRAGLAVAQVIAQLATVRNEHRRVTFVVGKGNNGGDALVAARHLYESGWHVGVLLTCLPTTLEGDAYEAWNDLHAAGIVHQVFADARDWEDTMGEGKGSARLPITGIIVDGLLGTGAAGAPHGVVAAAIRWIRSAHKRAVVVSIDIPSGVDADTGAVAGDAVTADITVTFAYPKAGFLNPVAQSCLGHVVVADIGIHENFGFEAEREAEERIQLIAAPELNRLLPIREEFAHKRLFGHVGVIAGARGFSGAPALTVAGALRAGAGLITAAVPPEAIPGLAAHAPEAMAYPLDAPDGVITVGALERWGRSLDELDCLALGPGLTAADTTRDVVQWVLDHYDGRVVLDADALNVLPRVTLRKPERLILTPHPGEAARLLGLTPATVQADRLGAVRALAARFGGTVVLKGAGTLVCEAAGDPWITFTGNPGMATGGSGDVLTGIIAAMAARPMAAFDAARLGVWLHGTAGDFAMWRESQEALTALDITRSLSHAFAMLRNA from the coding sequence ATGAAATTTCTGAAAGCCGAACACATCCGAAACCTGGACAAGCGAATGATCCAGGAGCGAAAATGCGCGGGCATGATGTTGATGCACCGTGCCGGCCTGGCCGTGGCGCAGGTGATCGCACAGCTTGCAACCGTGCGCAACGAGCATCGCCGTGTGACGTTTGTGGTCGGCAAGGGAAACAACGGCGGTGACGCTCTGGTGGCCGCCCGCCACCTGTATGAGAGCGGTTGGCATGTCGGCGTGCTCTTGACCTGCCTGCCCACCACACTGGAGGGCGATGCCTACGAGGCCTGGAATGATCTCCATGCCGCCGGTATCGTCCACCAGGTTTTCGCCGATGCGCGTGACTGGGAGGACACGATGGGGGAAGGCAAAGGCTCCGCCCGTCTGCCGATCACCGGCATCATCGTGGATGGCCTGCTCGGCACCGGCGCGGCGGGCGCCCCGCATGGCGTTGTCGCGGCCGCAATCCGCTGGATCCGCTCGGCGCACAAACGGGCGGTTGTCGTCTCGATCGACATCCCGAGCGGGGTGGATGCCGACACCGGCGCGGTCGCCGGAGATGCCGTGACCGCCGACATTACCGTCACCTTCGCCTATCCTAAGGCCGGGTTTCTCAATCCGGTCGCTCAAAGCTGCCTTGGACATGTCGTGGTTGCCGATATCGGCATCCATGAAAATTTTGGCTTCGAAGCGGAACGCGAAGCGGAAGAGCGGATTCAATTGATTGCCGCGCCCGAGCTGAACCGCCTCCTGCCGATCCGTGAGGAATTCGCGCATAAGCGCCTGTTTGGCCATGTCGGCGTCATTGCCGGCGCCCGCGGCTTCTCCGGCGCGCCTGCGCTGACGGTGGCCGGCGCGCTGCGCGCCGGCGCCGGACTGATCACCGCCGCCGTCCCCCCCGAAGCGATCCCGGGGCTGGCCGCGCACGCCCCCGAAGCGATGGCCTATCCGCTCGACGCCCCCGACGGCGTCATCACGGTAGGCGCCCTCGAACGGTGGGGCCGGTCGCTGGATGAGCTCGATTGCCTCGCCCTGGGGCCTGGCTTGACCGCCGCCGACACCACCCGTGATGTGGTGCAATGGGTGCTCGATCATTATGACGGCCGCGTGGTGCTCGATGCCGACGCCCTGAACGTCCTTCCCCGTGTCACCCTGCGCAAACCCGAGCGGTTGATCCTCACGCCCCATCCCGGCGAGGCGGCGCGGTTGCTGGGGCTGACACCCGCCACTGTCCAAGCCGACCGCCTGGGCGCGGTGCGCGCGCTGGCCGCGCGGTTTGGCGGCACCGTCGTCCTCAAAGGGGCTGGAACGCTGGTCTGTGAAGCCGCTGGCGATCCGTGGATCACCTTCACCGGCAACCCCGGCATGGCGACAGGCGGCAGCGGCGATGTTCTGACCGGCATCATTGCCGCCATGGCCGCGCGCCCGATGGCCGCATTCGACGCCGCCCGTCTGGGCGTCTGGCTGCACGGCACCGCGGGTGATTTCGCCATGTGGCGCGAAAGTCAGGAGGCGCTGACCGCGCTTGACATTACCCGCTCCCTCTCCCACGCCTTCGCCATGCTGCGGAATGCGTGA
- a CDS encoding alanine racemase: MDYTTVSLEQVPGATVGDEVVCLGGKGPLAVSVEDWAHLKNTNPYEIICSLGSRVERRYR, from the coding sequence GATGGACTACACCACCGTTTCGCTGGAGCAGGTTCCCGGTGCAACCGTTGGCGACGAGGTGGTCTGTCTGGGGGGCAAAGGACCGCTGGCGGTCAGCGTCGAGGACTGGGCGCACTTGAAGAACACCAACCCCTATGAGATTATCTGCTCGCTGGGTTCTCGGGTCGAGCGGCGTTACCGATAG